In Ignavibacteriales bacterium, the following proteins share a genomic window:
- a CDS encoding 2-oxoacid:acceptor oxidoreductase family protein encodes MRTEIKIGGFGGQGVILSGYIIGRAASIYDNKHSTMIQSFGPEARGSSCSAQIIVDQKPIDYPYITSPSIMIVMSQEAYTKFSPELAPGGILITEEELVNPLNLRKDLKHFSIPATRIAEELGKKMVLNIIMMGFATAVTNIIDKDAMRKAVEVSVPKGTVELNLEAFDKGYLYFSQN; translated from the coding sequence ATGCGAACAGAAATTAAAATTGGTGGATTTGGCGGACAGGGAGTAATCCTAAGCGGTTACATTATTGGAAGAGCTGCTTCAATTTATGATAACAAACATTCTACCATGATTCAATCCTTTGGACCAGAAGCCCGCGGTAGTTCTTGCAGTGCACAAATAATAGTTGATCAAAAACCAATCGATTATCCATATATAACTTCCCCATCAATAATGATTGTGATGTCGCAGGAAGCTTATACTAAGTTTTCTCCGGAACTTGCTCCAGGTGGAATATTGATAACAGAAGAAGAATTAGTAAATCCATTAAACCTAAGAAAAGATTTAAAACACTTTTCCATTCCTGCTACACGTATTGCAGAAGAACTTGGCAAAAAGATGGTGCTTAACATTATTATGATGGGCTTTGCTACCGCCGTAACAAATATTATTGATAAAGACGCAATGCGAAAAGCAGTTGAAGTTTCTGTACCAAAAGGAACTGTTGAATTAAATTTAGAAGCATTTGATAAAGGTTACCTCTATTTTTCGCAGAATTAA